The sequence CTTGAGCAGCCCGGAGACCAGTTCGCGCACCTTGCGGCGCACGTCGAGCAGGCTGACGGTGCCGGTCAGCTCCTCGGCCGCGCGCAGTTGCAGTTCCGCGCCGGCCAGCACCTGCTCGGCCGCCCGGCGGGCCTCGTCCGCGGCCGCGCGGGCCTCCTCGCCCTGGCGGTTGGCGATCCGCAGCCGCAGCTCCGCCGAGCACGCCTCGGCCAGGTCGGAGAGGTCCTGGACCTCCCGCCCGGTCCACTCGCGGACCACGGAGTCGATCGCGCACAGCGACCCCAGGACGGTGCCCCTGGCGTCGGTGAGCGGCATGCCGGCGTAGGCGACCACGCCCATGTCGGGGATGGCCAGGCTGTCGCGGGTCAGGTCGTCCGCCCGCACGTCGGCCAGCACCAGTGGCTCCCGCGACGCCACCACGTACTGGCACAGCGAGTGCGTCAGCGGTGTCTCCCGGCGGCTCGCCCACGGATCGCCGAGCCCCACCATGCCGGGGAAGACCTGCCGCTCGGGCTCCAGCAGGGACACCAGGGCGACGGGCACGTCCAGCAGGCGCGCGACCATCCGCGCGAAGCGGTCCATGTCCGGGTCCGACCGGGCGGTCAGTCCCGCCTCGGCCAGCCCGCGCAGCCGGGCCTGCTCGCGCTCCGGCGCCTCGCGCCCACCACCCGGACCAGCAGCCAAAACCGGCCCTCCCACGTCATCCGAGTCCTGCCCGAAGCGGCCGTCGGGCCGACGGCGCAACGTATCAGCATCCTAAGCAGCCCGCGCGCTCCCCGCCTGCCAGCCCGCCGTACCCGGGGCCCGCGGAGGCGATACGGTGCGGGGGTGGCAGGCGGGGAGCGCGCGGGGTACCGAGCGGCGGGCGGTCGGGGTCAGGCTTCGGGCGCCAGGACCGGTACGGGTACGGGTACGGATACGGACAGGGCTACGGGGTGGTCGCGGTGAGCGGGGTCGACACGGCGCGGTTCTGGTCGCTGCTGCGGCAACTGCCCGCACCCGACGACGCGGAGTTCCTCTACGGCGCGGACGAGGCGGGCCGGCTGCGGACGGACAACCTGCGCCGCTACCTGGAGTTGATCGCCCGGAGCCGGCCCGGCGTCATGCTGATCGGCGAGGCGCCCGGCTACCGCGGCCACACGATCAGCGGCATCTCGTTCACGAGCGTCCGCCAGCTCACCGCCCGGCCCGGGCCGATCACGGGGGACCCGGACGGCGACGGCTTCCGGGTGCCGCGGGACCCGGCGTTCGGCTGGGAGGCGTCCTCGGCGGTGGTGTGGGGCGCGATGGCCTCGTGGCGCGGAGCGCTGCCGCTGTTCTGGCCGATCTACCCGCACCACCCGCACGAGCCGGGGCGCCCGGAGAGCAACCGCACCCCGCGCGCGGCCGAGGTCGCCGCGGGCGCTCCGGTCGCGCTCGCCCTCGCCGAGGCGTTCGCGATCACCACGTTCGTCGCCGTCGGCCGCAAGGCCGAGGCCGCGCTCGCCCGCAACGGCGTGCCCGCCGTCGCCGTACGCCACCCCGCCCAGGGCGGCGCCCGCATCTTCGCCCGCCAACTCGCCGAGCTGAACGCCTCGTTGACCGGTCGGACGCGGTAAGCAGTGAGCTGCGCAGCTATTGCGGAAGTGAGGTCGGTGTCCTGGTGGAGACCGCAGCGAAGTACCCCGACATGGCGCGCGGTGCGCGGCTGACCGCGTACAGCGCCGTTTCCACGGCCCTGGCCCTGCGCAGTGATCGCGCCCTGCTCGACCTCGTGGACGCGGCCGTGCCGATCGGTTCCGGCATCGGCGGGACATCGGCCCTGATGGAGGTGGCCGGAACCCCGGTGTTCGTGAAGCGGGTGCCCCTCACCGACCTGGAGTTGCGACCCGAGCACGTCCGGTCCACGGCGAACATGTTCGAGCTGCCCGACTTCTGCCACTACGGCGTCGGCCTCATCGGCAGCCCGGGCTTCGGGGCCTGGCGGGAACTCGCCGTGCACACCATGACGACCAACTGGGTGCTCGCGGCGGAGTACGAGGGCTTCCCGCTGATGTACCACTGGCGGGTGCTGCCCGACTCCGCGCCCCCGCCCGAGGACCTGGCCGACGCCGAACGGGCCGTCGCCTACTGGGGCGGCGGACCGCAGGTGCGCCACCGGATCGAGGCCCGGCAGCGGCACCCGGCGAGCGTCGCGCTGTTCCTGGAGTACATCCCGCAGAACCTGCACCAGTGGATGGGCGGCCAGGTCGAAGCGGGAGAGCAGGCCACCGACCGGGCCTGCGCCATGGTGGAGCGCGAACTGGCCGCCGGCATCTCGTTCATGAACAGCCGCGGACTCCTGCACTTCGACGTGCACTTCGAGAACATCCTCACCGACGGCCAT comes from Streptomyces sp. NBC_00448 and encodes:
- a CDS encoding uracil-DNA glycosylase, giving the protein MSGVDTARFWSLLRQLPAPDDAEFLYGADEAGRLRTDNLRRYLELIARSRPGVMLIGEAPGYRGHTISGISFTSVRQLTARPGPITGDPDGDGFRVPRDPAFGWEASSAVVWGAMASWRGALPLFWPIYPHHPHEPGRPESNRTPRAAEVAAGAPVALALAEAFAITTFVAVGRKAEAALARNGVPAVAVRHPAQGGARIFARQLAELNASLTGRTR
- a CDS encoding protein kinase family protein, with product MARGARLTAYSAVSTALALRSDRALLDLVDAAVPIGSGIGGTSALMEVAGTPVFVKRVPLTDLELRPEHVRSTANMFELPDFCHYGVGLIGSPGFGAWRELAVHTMTTNWVLAAEYEGFPLMYHWRVLPDSAPPPEDLADAERAVAYWGGGPQVRHRIEARQRHPASVALFLEYIPQNLHQWMGGQVEAGEQATDRACAMVERELAAGISFMNSRGLLHFDVHFENILTDGHRLYFADYGLALSSGFELSPDEADFFDRHQSYDRDYAATYMENWLVTALYGFQRGDRTGRYALVRSYAEGKRPTAVPPRAAALLTRHAPIAAVLSDFYIRFQEDSRQTPYPLDAVRRLGGTGPLAWAGHP